The Gavia stellata isolate bGavSte3 chromosome 1, bGavSte3.hap2, whole genome shotgun sequence genome has a segment encoding these proteins:
- the LOC104250706 gene encoding arylsulfatase D → MIWQLTSYWTSLVAPLIFGLLLQPPLTQLSIVTQPNIVLLMADDLGIGDVGCYGNVTIRTPNIDGLAKEGVKLTQHIAAAPLCTPSRAAFLTGRYPLRSGMDAINNYRVIFWNAGSGGLPPNETTFAKILQQQGYSTGLIGKWHQGVNCESRNDHCHHPLNHGFDYFYGMPFTLISDCQPTETPEMDRVFRRKLWLYTQMIGLITLTAALGRLTGLISVSWKTLTCLTGFSLLFFVSWFSSYGFVRHWNCIMMRNHEVTEQPMVTDRTTTLILRESISFIERNKHKPFLLFLSFLHSHTPLLTTEKFLGRSCHGLYGDNVEEMDWMVGQVLEAIDKEGLKNTTVVYFASDHGGWLERQEGKRQLGGWNGIYRGGKAMGGWEGGIRVPGIFRWPGVLPAGTVIDEPTSLMDIYPTVVHLAGGVLPQDRVIDGRDLMPLLQGTVEHSEHEFLFHYCGIHLHAVRWHQKDSGAIWKAHYVTPVFRPLGAGACYDRGFCPCFGEGVTHHDPPLLFDLSRDPSEAKPLSADTEPLFDTVIRKIGRATEEHRRTLTPVPEQLSLYNVVWKPWLQPCCGTFPFCWCDKEGDNKLADL, encoded by the exons ATGATTTGGCAACTAACATCTTATTG GACATCCCTGGTTGCACCCCTGATTTTTGGCCTGCTTCTGCAGCCACCGCTGACACAGCTTTCTATTGTCACACAGCCAAACATTGTCCTGTTGATGGCTGATGACCTTGGCATAGGAGATGTAGGTTGCTATGGGAATGTTACTATCAG GACCCCAAACATTGATGGCCTGGCAAAGGAAGGAGTGAAACTGACCCAACACATCGCTGCAGCTCCACTTTGCAcccccagcagagcagctttcctCACTGGCAGATATCCTCTCCGATCAG GGATGGATGCTATAAACAATTACCGTGTTATTTTTTGGAATGCTGGCTCAGGAGGACTTCCTCCGAATGAAACCACTTTTGCCAAAATACTGCAGCAGCAAGGCTACAGCACGGGACTGATAG GGAAGTGGCATCAAGGTGTTAACTGTGAATCCCGCAACGACCATTGTCATCACCCTTTAAACCACGGGTTTGACTATTTTTATGGGATGCCTTTTACGCTAATAAGTGACTGCCAACCAACAGAAACACCAGAGATGGACAGAGTCTTTAGAAGGAAACTCTGGCTTTACACTCAGATGATTGGCCTCATTACACTTACCGCTGCCCTAGGAAGACTGACTGGCTTGATTTCAGTCAGCTGGAAAACGCTGACCTGCCTTACAGGGTTTAGTCTCCTGTTCTTCGTATCCTGGTTCTCAAGTTACGGGTTTGTACGACACTGGAACTGCATTATGATGAGAAACCATGAAGTTACGGAACAGCCAATGGTGACAGACAGGACTACAACCCTTATCTTGAGAGAGTCCATTTCATTTATTGAAAG aaataagcaCAAGCcattcctcctctttctttcatttttacactCCCACACCCCTCTCCTCACCACAGAGAAGTTTCTTGGGAGGAGCTGTCATGGTTTATATGGAGACAATGTAGAGGAGATGGACTGGATGGTGG GACAGGTTCTAGAAGCTATTGACAAGGAAGGCTTGAAAAATACTACAGTAGTTTACTTTGCCTCTGATCATGGTGGATGGCTGGAAAGACAAGAAGGCAAAAGGCAGCTGGGTGGCTGGAATGGAATATACAGAG gtgGAAAAGCTAtgggaggctgggaaggaggaatcCGTGTCCCAGGAATATTTAGATGGCCAGGAGTGTTACCTGCAGGCACGGTTATTGATGAACCTACAAGCCTTATGGACATTTACCCTACAGTAGTTCATCTAGCTGGAGGGGTACTACCCCAGGACAG GGTAATTGATGGCAGGGATCTGATGCCTTTACTGCAAGGAACAGTTGAGCACTCAGAGCACGAGTTCCTGTTTCATTACTGTGGCATTCACTTACATGCTGTGCGGTGGCATCAGAAGGACA GTGGAGCAATCTGGAAGGCTCATTATGTGACCCCTGTCTTCCGTCCACTTGGAGCCGGTGCTTGTTATGATAGAGGATTTTGCCCATGTTTTGGGGAAGGTGTGACCCATCATGACCCTCCATTGCTGTTTGACCTCTCGCGAGACCCTTCTGAAGCCAAACCTCTGTCGGCTGACACCGAGCCCCTCTTTGACACTGTAATAAGGAAGATTGGAAGAGCCACAGAAGAGCATCGCAGGACACTGACTCCGGTCCCAGAGCAGCTCTCCTTGTACAATGTGGTGTGGAAGCCGTGGCTGCAGCCGTGCTGTGGGACATTCCCATTCTGTTGGTGTGATAAGGAAGGTGATAATAAACTTGCCGACCTATAA